One window of the Nocardia huaxiensis genome contains the following:
- a CDS encoding DUF397 domain-containing protein, with translation MKVEPSGARWFKSARSTGAKECVEIAFLDSGVGVRDSKNPTGPALIFAPAEWDRFTTALMDGKYDK, from the coding sequence GTGAAAGTCGAACCGTCCGGCGCACGGTGGTTCAAGAGCGCCCGCAGCACGGGCGCCAAGGAATGCGTGGAAATCGCTTTTCTGGACAGCGGAGTCGGTGTCCGCGACAGTAAGAACCCGACCGGTCCGGCATTGATTTTCGCTCCGGCAGAATGGGATCGATTCACCACAGCCCTCATGGACGGCAAATACGACAAATGA
- a CDS encoding helix-turn-helix domain-containing protein: MSDHGSTLPRRQLGRYLREGRMQCNMTIAEAAALMEWSESKLQRLETGNAEKIRVLDVRELCRIYDFDDEFATALVGLAQQASVKSWWHEYDDLIPEGFNVYVGLEASARALISYQPDLIPGLLQTTDYARVLISDYWPDAAHDQIDRRVQLKMRRQSLVTRKRSPATLDVVIHETALRRVVGNPRVMAAQLRRAADMSTLPTIAVRVLPFSAGVPTGHTVGPFVILEFGRDSGNRPVEPTVVYLENFLGDLYLEKQASVDRYHQAYQALQQSALDEATSRDLLRKAAKEYAT, from the coding sequence ATGTCCGATCATGGTTCGACATTGCCACGCCGCCAGCTCGGCCGGTACCTGCGCGAGGGGCGCATGCAATGCAATATGACGATCGCCGAGGCCGCGGCGCTCATGGAATGGAGCGAGTCGAAACTCCAGCGCCTGGAAACCGGTAACGCGGAGAAGATCCGGGTGCTCGACGTCCGGGAACTGTGCCGCATCTACGACTTCGACGACGAGTTCGCCACCGCCCTGGTGGGTCTGGCGCAACAGGCCAGCGTCAAGTCCTGGTGGCACGAATACGACGATCTGATTCCGGAGGGTTTCAATGTGTATGTGGGCCTGGAGGCTTCGGCCCGCGCCCTGATTTCGTACCAACCGGACTTGATTCCCGGACTGCTGCAAACCACCGACTACGCACGGGTTCTCATCAGCGATTACTGGCCGGATGCTGCCCATGACCAGATCGACCGAAGAGTCCAATTGAAGATGCGCCGCCAGAGCCTGGTCACGCGCAAGCGCAGCCCGGCCACCCTGGACGTGGTGATCCATGAAACCGCACTACGCCGCGTTGTCGGCAATCCGCGCGTGATGGCGGCGCAACTTCGACGCGCGGCGGACATGTCGACACTGCCGACGATCGCTGTTCGTGTACTACCCTTCTCCGCGGGCGTCCCGACAGGGCACACGGTCGGGCCGTTCGTGATTCTGGAATTCGGCCGGGACAGCGGTAACAGGCCGGTCGAACCCACCGTGGTGTACCTGGAGAACTTCCTGGGCGACCTCTACCTGGAAAAGCAGGCCTCGGTCGACCGGTATCACCAGGCGTACCAGGCCCTCCAGCAATCGGCGCTGGACGAGGCAACCAGTAGGGACCTCTTGCGGAAGGCAGCGAAGGAGTACGCGACGTGA
- a CDS encoding protein kinase domain-containing protein, producing the protein MVLNSGDVFAGFTIERLLGQGGMGSVYLARHPRLGKLTALKLLNRELVADREIRARFDREADLVAQLDHPSIVEIYDRGVEDGMMWISMQYIDGVDAASVDVTQLPPDRAVQIIEGVAAALDYAHAMGVLHRDVKPANIILARAVAGHGERVFLTDFGIARLREDSTHLTQAGMFTATLAYASPEQMTGGHLDHTSDQYSLACALYWLLIGAGPFDSPHPAELIRGHLQLLPPPVSLRRPGLTPAMDAVITKGMAKRAMDRFPSCTDFAKAARRALTAPAPTPQIPTATPQLRPSGPTYRPAPAPGSPPNYAPPGYAAAPPAYPPAVPQPQAAPPAYPPQPYPDPGYAAPQQPPARPPVPPGQQIPPGYLAPQQPPSPPPAAHPPQQSPVQPAASIPPQGFPPVQPVESEGSTDVYPIDAAQATPADDDADTTAYPIEPQQSSPASPGGPIVGETASMAGAPPMREVSAPVPPPAPNAEAGRSGPAPDPAGSVARRENSAAVPGEESDSQPVERDSAGVQEAPASADRTGDEYAARQERRIGPTPEPGADRGGSGDSMPVSVAAEGDSGASAPASVAAQGDSVDATPDAYGASDPSVPFSTASEADSGATARDESSPRTDTAENAETRRRPDMTAPYRKGSARRESTAAPSAPSLAASQDSDTAGPAAVGPDAARSDELDLGTGPGDGASPRKSPGTPDVARSAAAPPAADRGSAVVVGDSGADGPSGAQSAGARAGMDPDIAGGAESVVSPEASSAVPQGMSSSARELGVAGTPDAKAVESEAGAPAQGSQSAPSDPRARHPESGAFMPAPPGSAAPGADHGAGEAYWGRGQAGPVDAGAPGFATGELPAYTTGEMPGYPTGEFAPYPGQAPGAYPGGPYGNAPGAFGAAGVQPPQPERREMEQSQVTALVVLALAVVALVLLAVVVLAVAG; encoded by the coding sequence GTGGTGCTGAACAGCGGTGACGTGTTCGCCGGATTCACCATCGAGCGGCTACTCGGACAGGGCGGGATGGGATCGGTGTATCTCGCCCGCCACCCTCGACTGGGCAAGCTGACCGCGTTGAAGCTGCTGAACCGGGAGTTGGTGGCGGACCGGGAGATTCGCGCGCGATTCGACCGGGAGGCCGATCTGGTCGCGCAGCTCGATCATCCGAGCATTGTCGAGATCTACGACCGCGGTGTCGAAGACGGCATGATGTGGATCTCCATGCAGTACATCGACGGCGTGGACGCCGCCAGCGTGGACGTCACCCAGCTGCCGCCCGACCGCGCCGTGCAGATCATCGAAGGCGTCGCCGCCGCACTGGATTACGCGCACGCCATGGGTGTGCTGCATCGAGATGTGAAGCCCGCCAACATCATCCTGGCCCGCGCGGTCGCCGGGCATGGAGAACGCGTCTTCCTCACCGACTTCGGCATCGCCCGCCTGCGCGAGGACTCCACCCACCTCACCCAGGCCGGCATGTTCACCGCCACCCTGGCCTACGCCAGCCCCGAGCAGATGACCGGCGGTCACCTCGACCACACCTCCGACCAGTACTCCCTCGCCTGCGCCCTCTACTGGCTTCTCATCGGCGCGGGCCCCTTCGATTCCCCGCACCCCGCCGAACTCATCCGCGGCCACCTGCAACTCCTCCCACCCCCGGTCTCCCTGCGCCGCCCCGGCCTGACTCCCGCCATGGACGCGGTCATCACCAAGGGCATGGCCAAACGCGCCATGGACCGCTTCCCGTCCTGCACCGACTTCGCCAAGGCCGCCCGCCGCGCCCTGACCGCCCCCGCTCCCACCCCCCAAATCCCTACCGCCACACCGCAACTCCGCCCCTCCGGCCCCACCTACCGCCCCGCCCCGGCTCCCGGCTCGCCCCCGAACTACGCCCCGCCTGGCTACGCGGCGGCTCCACCCGCCTATCCGCCCGCTGTCCCGCAACCACAGGCCGCCCCGCCCGCCTACCCGCCCCAGCCCTACCCGGACCCCGGATACGCCGCGCCCCAACAGCCCCCGGCGCGCCCGCCGGTCCCGCCCGGCCAGCAGATCCCGCCGGGTTACCTTGCGCCGCAACAACCTCCGTCCCCGCCACCAGCCGCGCATCCCCCGCAGCAGTCGCCCGTGCAACCTGCGGCTTCGATTCCACCGCAGGGTTTTCCGCCGGTGCAACCGGTCGAGTCCGAAGGCTCGACCGACGTCTATCCGATAGACGCCGCGCAGGCCACCCCGGCCGATGACGACGCGGATACCACCGCGTACCCGATTGAGCCGCAACAGAGTTCGCCTGCGTCCCCGGGCGGGCCGATCGTCGGCGAGACCGCGTCGATGGCAGGCGCGCCGCCCATGCGCGAGGTGAGTGCGCCTGTTCCGCCGCCCGCGCCGAACGCCGAGGCGGGTCGGTCCGGTCCTGCTCCGGATCCAGCAGGTTCGGTCGCTCGGCGAGAAAACAGTGCGGCGGTACCCGGAGAAGAGTCGGATTCACAACCGGTGGAACGGGATTCGGCTGGGGTGCAAGAAGCGCCGGCTTCTGCTGACCGAACTGGCGACGAGTATGCGGCGCGCCAGGAGCGGCGCATCGGCCCTACGCCGGAGCCCGGTGCTGACCGAGGCGGCTCGGGTGACTCCATGCCCGTGTCGGTTGCGGCGGAAGGAGATTCGGGTGCCTCTGCACCTGCATCGGTTGCAGCGCAAGGCGATTCGGTTGACGCCACGCCTGATGCCTACGGCGCGAGTGACCCTTCGGTGCCCTTTTCTACAGCGTCGGAAGCGGATTCGGGCGCAACCGCGCGGGACGAATCCAGTCCGCGCACGGATACGGCGGAGAACGCCGAGACGCGACGGCGACCTGATATGACCGCGCCGTACCGCAAGGGATCGGCGCGGCGTGAATCGACCGCCGCGCCGAGTGCCCCATCCCTTGCCGCAAGCCAGGATTCGGACACGGCGGGACCTGCTGCTGTGGGGCCGGACGCGGCACGGAGTGATGAACTCGATCTCGGGACCGGGCCCGGTGATGGTGCGTCACCGCGGAAGAGTCCGGGCACGCCGGATGTCGCGCGCTCAGCCGCCGCACCCCCTGCGGCGGACCGGGGTTCGGCTGTTGTCGTCGGCGATTCCGGAGCGGATGGCCCATCGGGTGCTCAGAGCGCGGGGGCGCGCGCCGGGATGGATCCGGATATCGCTGGGGGAGCGGAGTCGGTCGTGTCGCCGGAGGCGAGTTCGGCTGTGCCGCAGGGAATGAGTTCGTCCGCGCGGGAGCTCGGGGTCGCCGGAACACCGGATGCGAAAGCCGTCGAGTCGGAGGCGGGTGCTCCGGCCCAGGGCTCGCAATCGGCTCCTTCCGATCCCCGCGCGCGGCATCCGGAGTCGGGGGCGTTCATGCCGGCCCCGCCTGGGAGCGCTGCGCCGGGAGCCGATCACGGTGCGGGGGAGGCTTATTGGGGACGGGGCCAGGCGGGGCCGGTGGATGCCGGTGCGCCGGGGTTCGCGACGGGCGAGCTGCCTGCCTATACGACAGGTGAGATGCCCGGCTATCCGACCGGGGAGTTCGCGCCGTATCCGGGGCAGGCTCCGGGCGCGTATCCCGGTGGGCCGTACGGGAATGCGCCGGGGGCGTTCGGCGCGGCGGGGGTGCAGCCGCCGCAGCCGGAGCGGCGGGAGATGGAGCAGTCGCAGGTGACGGCGCTGGTGGTGTTGGCGCTGGCGGTGGTGGCGTTGGTGTTGCTGGCGGTGGTGGTGCTGGCGGTGGCGGGGTAG
- a CDS encoding response regulator: MAITVLIADDQAMVRAGFGALLGAQSDISVVGDAPDGKAAVAEAKRLRPDVVLMDVRMPEMNGLDAAKAILSAGFDPPVRVLMLTTFDIDDYVYEALTIGASGFLLKDAPAEELVRAVRVVAAGDALLAPTVTRRLIADVTKRRARRAPAPALEVLTPREREVLELVARGMSNAEIAETLFVAEQTVKTHVSKVFTKLNLRDRAQAVVLAYESGLVTPG, encoded by the coding sequence GTGGCGATAACGGTGTTGATCGCCGATGACCAGGCGATGGTGCGGGCGGGCTTCGGGGCGCTGCTCGGTGCGCAGAGCGACATCAGTGTGGTCGGGGATGCGCCGGACGGGAAAGCGGCTGTGGCGGAGGCCAAGCGGTTGCGGCCGGATGTGGTGCTGATGGATGTGCGCATGCCGGAGATGAATGGGCTGGATGCTGCCAAGGCCATTCTGTCTGCGGGGTTCGATCCGCCGGTTCGGGTGCTCATGCTGACCACTTTTGATATCGATGACTATGTGTATGAGGCGTTGACCATCGGGGCCAGCGGGTTCCTGTTGAAGGACGCGCCGGCCGAAGAACTCGTACGCGCTGTGCGCGTCGTCGCCGCCGGGGATGCACTGCTGGCACCGACCGTGACGCGCAGGCTCATTGCCGATGTGACGAAGCGGCGGGCCCGGCGCGCGCCCGCGCCGGCGCTCGAAGTGCTGACGCCGCGGGAGCGGGAAGTGCTGGAGTTGGTCGCGCGGGGGATGTCCAATGCGGAGATCGCCGAAACCCTGTTCGTGGCCGAGCAAACCGTGAAGACCCATGTGTCGAAGGTGTTCACGAAATTGAACCTGCGCGACCGGGCGCAGGCGGTGGTGCTGGCGTACGAATCCGGCCTGGTGACTCCCGGCTGA
- a CDS encoding WXG100 family type VII secretion target produces MAQGDGTFDVVPSEVSDAGRYVQMTAEELVDAVRTLDTEITRLLEGWTGISATAYRAGWEETRQGAQTVLDSLKTLAELLGVTADAHTQLDTTWTTNISSLDLP; encoded by the coding sequence ATGGCACAGGGTGATGGCACGTTCGATGTCGTCCCGTCCGAAGTCTCCGATGCCGGGCGCTACGTGCAGATGACCGCCGAGGAGCTGGTCGACGCCGTTCGCACCCTCGACACCGAGATCACCAGGCTGCTGGAGGGCTGGACCGGCATTTCGGCCACCGCGTACCGCGCCGGCTGGGAGGAGACCCGCCAAGGCGCGCAAACCGTCTTGGACTCACTGAAGACCCTCGCGGAACTGCTGGGCGTCACAGCCGACGCCCACACTCAGCTCGACACCACCTGGACCACGAACATCAGCTCGCTCGATCTGCCGTAA
- a CDS encoding WXG100 family type VII secretion target translates to MAEPFRVDLTELDNITARVAGFVGFLNDSLTGIQQRTTAVQSGWSGPSAVAADDAFKQWMTGAQDVSEGIDAMRVAAAAAHQRYTEAVATNLEMLGRGGARS, encoded by the coding sequence ATGGCCGAACCGTTTCGAGTAGACCTGACCGAACTCGACAACATCACCGCCCGCGTGGCCGGATTCGTGGGCTTCCTCAACGATAGCCTCACAGGTATCCAGCAACGCACGACTGCGGTGCAGTCGGGCTGGTCCGGTCCGTCGGCAGTCGCCGCCGACGACGCGTTCAAGCAGTGGATGACGGGCGCACAGGACGTATCCGAAGGCATCGACGCAATGCGAGTTGCAGCGGCCGCCGCCCACCAGCGCTACACCGAGGCCGTGGCCACCAACCTGGAGATGCTGGGACGCGGTGGGGCTCGATCGTGA
- a CDS encoding sensor histidine kinase: MEGTLAKRARRFTPQVWFDVFTVLVAIVFISVAWPTLHLTHEVAAPAQPLIAGLAAFPILLIRVNPALGWAVSAGSALLIALAIPNTPTNAIPFQVVHILCLFALLVSVAITAPMQIVLVAWLSSALLFGTTMSSEGDSFATAGMGWPLAITALVLLGLLIRWLVVQRRELAKQSEETELERARRTILEEKARIARDLHDVVAHHMSMVVVQAQTAPYRITDLSPEAKAEFESIGVGARAALNEIRGLLGVLRSDGQLPEHAPQPTAADVLTLLEGALRAGVPIAWTIEGTLDSIPETTGLALYRILQESLANASRHAQGAPVKVQLTCAPTDLTLVVTNGHPLTTRPDHSTTGGSGISGMQSRAQAVGGTLVALPLPDGGFEVRAQLPLTMTVPA; encoded by the coding sequence ATGGAAGGTACGTTGGCGAAGCGTGCGCGTCGGTTCACACCCCAGGTGTGGTTCGACGTCTTCACGGTGCTGGTGGCGATCGTGTTCATCTCGGTGGCGTGGCCCACCCTGCACCTCACCCACGAGGTGGCGGCCCCCGCCCAACCCTTGATCGCGGGCCTGGCAGCCTTCCCGATCCTGCTCATCCGCGTCAATCCCGCACTGGGATGGGCGGTTTCGGCCGGCTCGGCCCTGCTGATCGCCCTCGCCATCCCGAACACGCCGACCAATGCGATCCCCTTCCAGGTGGTCCACATCCTCTGCCTGTTCGCCCTGCTGGTCTCGGTGGCGATCACCGCCCCCATGCAGATAGTCCTGGTGGCCTGGCTCTCCTCGGCCCTGCTGTTCGGCACCACCATGTCCTCGGAGGGCGACTCCTTCGCCACCGCCGGCATGGGCTGGCCCCTGGCCATCACCGCCCTGGTCCTGCTCGGCCTGCTCATCCGCTGGCTGGTGGTCCAGCGCCGCGAACTGGCCAAACAATCCGAGGAAACCGAACTCGAACGCGCCCGCCGCACCATCCTCGAAGAAAAGGCCCGCATAGCCCGCGACCTCCACGACGTCGTCGCCCACCACATGTCCATGGTCGTGGTCCAAGCCCAAACCGCCCCCTACCGCATCACCGACCTCTCCCCGGAAGCCAAGGCCGAATTCGAGTCGATCGGCGTAGGAGCCCGAGCCGCCCTCAACGAAATCCGCGGCCTCCTCGGCGTCCTCCGCAGCGACGGCCAACTCCCCGAACACGCCCCCCAACCCACCGCCGCCGACGTCCTAACCCTCCTGGAAGGCGCGTTGCGAGCAGGCGTCCCCATCGCCTGGACCATAGAAGGCACCCTCGACTCCATCCCCGAAACCACCGGCCTGGCCCTCTACCGCATCCTCCAAGAATCCCTCGCCAACGCCTCCCGCCACGCCCAGGGCGCCCCCGTCAAGGTCCAACTAACCTGCGCTCCAACAGATCTCACCCTGGTAGTCACCAACGGTCACCCCCTCACCACCCGCCCCGACCACTCCACCACCGGCGGCAGCGGCATCTCCGGCATGCAATCCCGCGCCCAGGCCGTAGGTGGCACCCTCGTCGCCCTCCCCCTTCCTGACGGCGGTTTCGAAGTCCGCGCGCAACTCCCCCTCACCATGACAGTTCCCGCCTGA
- a CDS encoding alpha/beta-hydrolase family protein, translated as MTLVETKPIVVQNKQEAEADRGGAGRRFAWTGFAPRAGTSIGIALGCLVSLAPGLLPRTPLAQAILTALLVLVGLAMAGVTRMALRRTRFDASARTAKYRPAIFLGAVLLVIAAGVHATQWQNRLRDVMGVSQIGPGYWVRWMVSATLLVGLVTGLWGGLRWSARRLGRARGIAVGTALALSGYFMVVPAVVDWRQAAYAAADAYVDPEVAQPVSPTRSGSPESVAGWESLGAQGRRFVAGEPARAVRVYVGLHSAPDLNSRVALAIQELERSGGFARRNLVVAVPTGSGWIDGGAVQGIDERFGGDVAVVGLQYSAAPSWVTFIFGRKAAEESAKALFTAVEQRLSRMNQPPKLHIYGQSLGALGGSSVFTDEADQDRRTCSAVWAGPPAGAAHRSGATVLANASDPVVHWSPSLLWKAPDLTGTRPDAPVPQWLPVVSFLQTSADLLAALDAPPGHGHRYGTDQGTSLGAC; from the coding sequence ATGACCCTCGTCGAGACGAAACCGATTGTCGTCCAGAACAAGCAGGAAGCGGAGGCCGATCGGGGCGGTGCCGGTCGCCGATTCGCGTGGACCGGGTTCGCGCCCCGTGCGGGCACGAGTATCGGCATCGCGCTCGGGTGCCTGGTGTCACTGGCACCGGGCCTGTTGCCGCGCACCCCGCTGGCGCAGGCGATTCTCACCGCACTGCTGGTGCTGGTGGGCCTCGCGATGGCCGGGGTGACGCGAATGGCGCTGCGGCGCACGCGCTTCGATGCGAGCGCCCGGACGGCGAAGTACCGGCCGGCCATATTCCTCGGGGCGGTGCTGCTGGTGATCGCGGCCGGTGTACACGCAACGCAGTGGCAGAACAGATTGCGGGACGTGATGGGGGTGTCCCAGATCGGCCCGGGGTACTGGGTGCGATGGATGGTGAGCGCGACCCTGCTGGTGGGGCTGGTTACCGGATTGTGGGGCGGACTGCGTTGGAGCGCACGGCGATTGGGCCGAGCACGCGGCATCGCCGTTGGCACCGCACTGGCATTGAGCGGGTATTTCATGGTGGTGCCCGCGGTCGTGGACTGGCGGCAGGCCGCCTATGCGGCGGCCGACGCCTATGTGGATCCGGAAGTGGCGCAGCCGGTTTCACCGACCCGATCGGGCAGCCCGGAATCGGTGGCCGGATGGGAATCGCTGGGAGCCCAGGGGCGGCGTTTCGTGGCGGGGGAACCGGCGCGGGCGGTGCGGGTGTATGTGGGATTGCATTCCGCCCCCGATCTGAATTCTCGGGTGGCGCTGGCGATTCAGGAGTTGGAACGCTCGGGCGGATTCGCCCGGCGGAATCTGGTGGTGGCGGTCCCCACCGGGTCCGGTTGGATCGACGGGGGTGCGGTGCAGGGCATCGATGAACGATTCGGCGGTGATGTGGCGGTGGTCGGGCTGCAATACTCTGCCGCCCCCAGCTGGGTGACGTTCATCTTCGGCCGCAAGGCCGCCGAGGAGTCGGCGAAAGCCTTGTTCACCGCTGTGGAGCAACGACTTTCGCGCATGAACCAGCCGCCGAAGCTCCACATCTACGGGCAGAGCCTGGGCGCACTCGGCGGGAGTTCGGTGTTCACCGACGAGGCCGATCAGGATCGGCGCACCTGCTCGGCGGTGTGGGCGGGACCGCCCGCCGGGGCCGCGCATCGCAGCGGCGCGACGGTGCTCGCCAATGCCTCCGACCCGGTGGTGCACTGGTCGCCGTCGCTGCTGTGGAAGGCACCGGATCTCACCGGCACCCGGCCGGATGCCCCTGTGCCGCAGTGGCTTCCGGTGGTGAGCTTCCTGCAGACCAGTGCGGATCTGCTGGCGGCCCTGGACGCCCCGCCCGGTCACGGTCACCGCTACGGCACCGATCAGGGCACGTCTCTGGGCGCCTGCTGA
- a CDS encoding ADP-ribosylglycohydrolase family protein yields the protein MVRRGEIFAGYRIDREVGRGGMGAVYVARDPRLPRWIALKLLHREMFGDTETRFRFEREADVIAQLEHPNVITVHDRGCEDDQLWIAMQFVDGTDCHSLDPREVSPERAVQIIMQTAAALDYAHGKGILHRDVKPANILLSPTAGVGFSERALLSDFGIARVLGETAHQRLTATGKLNATLAYASPEQLTAEQLDHRSDQYSLACTLFRLLTGQAPFESPMVGAVVLGHIQGRPPAVSSMRSGLPRRLDAVLARALAKKPQDRYASCAEFAAAAWEAVTVGDQAFASVQALVRGEPPADDELRMAGGPLAGVDEAPGDAEEPIVAPAHPSRLDRVHGCLLGGAVGDALGAQVETMLLRNIQQRYGIRGFSGEPDQYRGRISDETQMTLFATEALIRSSVRARASTRAQARGVGVAAAGLMQEGLLVWMQGQGVTVPEQPYPLHSNLTMYPELMTNRGPTHTTVSAMERVAALRHPGRPLGTRGQPINDSKACAAVVRVAPFGFGGSPAEVFESACDAAALTHGNPGGWLPAGTFAATIFGLSEGLELRAALSRARTELVRHDGHEETSEALDRAISLAGDTAKSGGEMPEPESLEPLGYGVIGPEALAIAVFSALCAEIVGGGAEQVFRNGVLLSINHSGDSDATGSLCGALLGARYGVPAIPGPWGSRLDAAAVIERLSADFCREFGDDPPGDKDGAPTDEWWRRYPG from the coding sequence ATGGTACGACGCGGGGAGATCTTCGCGGGCTATCGGATCGACCGCGAGGTGGGTCGCGGTGGGATGGGGGCCGTGTACGTGGCCCGGGATCCGCGGTTGCCGCGGTGGATCGCGTTGAAGCTGCTGCATCGGGAGATGTTCGGGGACACCGAGACTCGATTCCGGTTCGAGCGGGAAGCCGATGTGATCGCGCAGCTGGAGCATCCGAACGTGATCACCGTGCACGATCGGGGGTGCGAGGACGATCAGCTGTGGATCGCCATGCAGTTCGTGGACGGGACCGACTGCCATTCGCTGGATCCGCGGGAGGTGTCGCCCGAGCGGGCGGTGCAGATCATCATGCAGACCGCCGCCGCGCTGGATTACGCGCACGGGAAAGGGATTCTGCACCGGGATGTGAAACCGGCCAATATCCTGCTGTCGCCCACCGCCGGGGTGGGTTTCAGTGAGCGGGCGCTGTTGAGCGACTTCGGAATCGCTCGCGTGCTGGGGGAGACCGCGCATCAGCGGCTCACCGCCACCGGGAAGCTCAATGCCACCCTCGCCTACGCCTCGCCGGAGCAGTTGACGGCCGAGCAACTGGATCATCGGTCGGATCAATATTCGCTGGCGTGCACGCTGTTCCGATTGCTGACCGGGCAGGCGCCCTTCGAATCGCCGATGGTGGGGGCGGTGGTGCTGGGACATATCCAAGGCCGGCCGCCCGCAGTCAGTTCCATGCGGAGCGGACTGCCCCGACGTTTGGACGCGGTGCTGGCGCGGGCGCTGGCCAAGAAGCCGCAGGATCGATACGCCTCGTGCGCGGAGTTCGCGGCGGCGGCCTGGGAAGCGGTGACCGTCGGCGACCAGGCGTTCGCGAGCGTCCAGGCGCTCGTGCGCGGCGAGCCACCCGCGGATGACGAGTTGCGCATGGCCGGCGGGCCGCTCGCGGGCGTGGACGAGGCACCCGGGGACGCGGAGGAGCCGATCGTCGCGCCCGCTCATCCGAGCCGGCTGGATCGGGTGCACGGCTGTCTGCTCGGCGGCGCGGTCGGTGATGCGCTGGGGGCGCAGGTGGAAACCATGCTGCTGCGAAATATCCAACAGCGGTACGGCATCCGGGGATTCAGCGGTGAGCCGGACCAGTACCGAGGCCGGATCTCCGACGAGACGCAGATGACCTTGTTCGCCACCGAGGCGTTGATCCGCAGTTCGGTGCGGGCGCGCGCCTCGACGCGAGCACAGGCACGGGGCGTGGGAGTCGCGGCGGCCGGGCTGATGCAGGAGGGGCTGCTGGTCTGGATGCAAGGGCAGGGCGTGACCGTGCCCGAGCAGCCGTATCCGTTGCACAGCAACCTGACCATGTATCCGGAGCTGATGACCAATCGAGGGCCGACGCACACCACCGTCTCGGCCATGGAGCGGGTGGCCGCCCTCCGGCATCCGGGCAGGCCGCTGGGAACGCGCGGGCAACCCATCAACGATTCCAAAGCCTGTGCGGCGGTGGTGCGGGTCGCGCCCTTCGGATTCGGCGGATCGCCGGCCGAAGTCTTCGAATCGGCCTGTGATGCGGCGGCACTCACGCACGGCAACCCCGGGGGATGGCTGCCGGCGGGGACGTTCGCGGCGACCATTTTCGGGTTGTCGGAGGGCCTCGAGTTGCGCGCGGCGCTGAGCCGGGCGCGCACCGAGCTGGTACGGCACGACGGGCACGAGGAGACCTCGGAGGCGCTCGACAGGGCGATCTCGCTGGCGGGCGACACCGCGAAATCCGGTGGGGAGATGCCGGAGCCGGAAAGTCTGGAGCCGCTCGGCTACGGGGTGATCGGCCCGGAGGCGCTGGCCATCGCGGTGTTCTCCGCACTGTGCGCCGAGATCGTCGGGGGCGGGGCCGAGCAGGTGTTCCGCAATGGAGTGCTGTTGTCGATCAACCATTCCGGCGACAGCGATGCCACCGGGTCGCTGTGTGGCGCGCTGCTGGGCGCCCGATACGGCGTGCCCGCGATCCCCGGCCCGTGGGGCAGTCGTCTCGACGCGGCCGCCGTCATCGAACGGCTGAGCGCGGATTTCTGTCGCGAGTTCGGTGACGATCCACCCGGCGACAAGGACGGCGCACCCACCGACGAGTGGTGGCGCCGCTATCCCGGCTGA